Proteins found in one Timaviella obliquedivisa GSE-PSE-MK23-08B genomic segment:
- a CDS encoding type II toxin-antitoxin system VapC family toxin, whose amino-acid sequence MPRLVLDTHAVIWYLFADPRLSITARNLIEQIAFEGNQVAFSSITLAEIVYLGEKERIDRTTLTRLLSEVDSEYGLFVEIPFDKYVAQAMQQVERSQVPDLPDRIIAATALFLRLPLISRDRKIQMSSVETIW is encoded by the coding sequence ATGCCACGACTTGTTCTTGATACTCATGCTGTTATTTGGTACCTATTTGCAGACCCGCGTCTTTCTATAACTGCTCGTAATCTAATTGAGCAAATTGCGTTCGAGGGTAACCAAGTTGCTTTCTCATCCATCACCTTGGCAGAAATTGTTTATCTTGGCGAAAAGGAACGAATTGATAGGACTACACTGACACGGCTATTGAGCGAGGTAGACAGTGAATATGGCTTATTCGTGGAGATCCCATTTGACAAATATGTTGCTCAGGCGATGCAACAGGTGGAGCGATCGCAGGTTCCAGACTTGCCTGATCGGATTATCGCGGCGACAGCGCTTTTTTTGAGGTTGCCGCTGATTAGTCGCGATCGCAAAATTCAAATGTCTAGTGTTGAAACAATTTGGTAA
- a CDS encoding Coenzyme F420 hydrogenase/dehydrogenase, beta subunit C-terminal domain → MTATSNSATPNSAKHKKAKALQPNSRRPAKELCSECGLCDTYYVHYVKEACAFINQQIAPLEEQTHGRSRNLEDQNDWYFGVNQEMMAARKLEPIAGAQWTGIVSTIAIEMLNRGWVEGVVCVQNTQEDRFQPMPIIARTAEEILAARVNKPTLSPNLSVLEQIEKSGMKRLLVIGVGCQIQALRAVEKELGLEKLYVLGTPCVDNVTRAGLQKFLDTTSRSPDTVVSYEFMQDFRVHFKHEDGSTETVPFFGLKTNQLKDVFAPSCMSCFDYVNSLADLVVGYMGAPFGWQWIVVRNQQGREMLDLVQDLIETQAVMSVGDRHNAVQQSIPAYDKGVTLPMWAAKIMGVVIEKIGPKGLEYARFSIDSHFTRNYLYVKRNHPEKLEAHVPEYAKRIVAQYKLPE, encoded by the coding sequence ATGACTGCTACCTCCAACTCTGCCACCCCCAATTCTGCCAAGCATAAGAAAGCTAAAGCACTTCAGCCTAATAGCCGCCGTCCTGCCAAAGAACTTTGCAGCGAATGCGGATTGTGCGATACCTACTACGTTCATTATGTCAAAGAAGCCTGTGCGTTCATTAATCAGCAAATTGCGCCGTTAGAGGAGCAGACCCACGGACGCAGCCGCAACTTAGAGGATCAGAACGATTGGTATTTTGGGGTAAACCAGGAAATGATGGCAGCCCGAAAGCTGGAGCCGATCGCCGGGGCACAGTGGACAGGCATTGTCAGCACGATCGCCATTGAAATGCTCAATCGGGGCTGGGTCGAAGGAGTCGTTTGCGTTCAAAATACCCAGGAAGATCGCTTCCAGCCAATGCCCATCATCGCCCGCACAGCCGAAGAAATTTTGGCAGCACGAGTTAATAAACCCACCCTATCTCCCAATTTGTCGGTGCTAGAGCAAATTGAGAAATCTGGCATGAAGCGGCTGCTGGTCATTGGCGTGGGCTGTCAGATTCAAGCATTACGGGCAGTAGAAAAAGAGTTAGGGCTAGAAAAGCTCTATGTGTTGGGTACGCCCTGCGTCGATAACGTGACTCGCGCCGGATTGCAGAAGTTTTTAGACACAACTAGCCGATCGCCTGATACCGTGGTTTCCTACGAGTTTATGCAAGATTTTCGGGTGCATTTTAAGCACGAAGATGGCTCAACTGAAACCGTTCCTTTCTTTGGCTTAAAAACGAATCAGCTTAAGGATGTCTTTGCGCCCTCCTGCATGAGTTGTTTCGACTACGTGAATTCTCTTGCCGATTTGGTGGTGGGATACATGGGCGCACCCTTTGGCTGGCAGTGGATTGTAGTTCGCAATCAGCAAGGGCGAGAGATGTTGGACTTGGTGCAAGATTTAATTGAAACCCAGGCTGTGATGTCGGTGGGCGATCGCCATAATGCCGTTCAACAAAGCATTCCTGCCTATGATAAAGGGGTAACCCTGCCAATGTGGGCAGCCAAAATCATGGGCGTTGTCATTGAAAAGATTGGACCCAAAGGTTTGGAATACGCCCGTTTCTCTATCGACTCGCACTTTACCCGCAATTACCTTTACGTCAAGCGGAACCATCCTGAAAAGCTAGAAGCCCATGTGCCTGAGTACGCGAAACGGATTGTAGCGCAATATAAACTGCCCGAGTAG
- a CDS encoding pre-peptidase C-terminal domain-containing protein, whose protein sequence is MYQDLAGNTPTQAYNLGSPITAQFRSTVKTAFVGTNDPVDFYRFTLTRSSSISLSLRNRNQGNADLQLLNQPRKVLFSSQKGSQQRDTITAELAEGTYYIRVFPRKGDVTYQLILAIAQKFLPT, encoded by the coding sequence ATGTATCAAGACCTTGCCGGAAACACCCCCACCCAAGCCTATAACTTGGGTAGCCCGATAACTGCCCAATTTAGAAGTACAGTAAAAACCGCGTTCGTCGGCACGAATGATCCAGTAGATTTCTATCGCTTTACCTTAACGAGATCCAGCAGTATTTCCCTTTCCCTGCGCAACCGAAATCAAGGAAACGCTGATCTTCAGCTTTTAAACCAGCCAAGGAAAGTACTTTTCTCTTCGCAAAAAGGTAGCCAGCAGCGCGATACTATTACGGCTGAACTGGCAGAGGGAACGTACTATATTCGCGTTTTTCCTCGAAAAGGCGATGTAACATATCAGTTAATTTTGGCGATCGCCCAGAAGTTTTTGCCAACCTAG
- the cynS gene encoding cyanase — protein sequence MNTLEMTQTLLDAKKAKGLSFADLETVIGRDEVWIAALFYGQAIASEDEATKLLSFLGLGAELVEPLMTSGVKGLGGVVPTDPLLYRFYEIMQVYGMPMKAIIHEKFGDGIMSAIDFTLDIEKEEDPKGDRVKVTMNGKFLPYKKW from the coding sequence ATGAACACTTTAGAAATGACCCAAACGCTTTTAGATGCAAAAAAAGCTAAGGGGCTGAGTTTTGCTGATCTTGAAACGGTGATAGGGCGAGATGAGGTTTGGATTGCAGCTTTGTTTTATGGGCAAGCGATCGCTTCAGAAGATGAAGCCACTAAGCTGCTGTCGTTCCTAGGCTTAGGCGCTGAACTGGTGGAGCCTTTAATGACTTCTGGGGTTAAAGGCTTGGGGGGAGTAGTGCCCACAGACCCGCTCCTTTACCGATTTTATGAAATCATGCAAGTCTATGGAATGCCGATGAAGGCAATCATTCATGAAAAGTTTGGTGATGGGATCATGAGCGCGATCGACTTCACCTTGGATATTGAGAAGGAAGAAGACCCCAAGGGCGATCGGGTCAAAGTTACTATGAATGGTAAATTTCTACCCTACAAAAAGTGGTGA
- a CDS encoding thioredoxin, translating into MSKVLTITDAEFTNEVLSANPPVLVYFWASWCGPCRLMAPSVDWAAAEYGDRLKIVKMEIDPNPETVAKYQVEGVPALRLIKAGELLAASEGALNKDKLGSFLTTHLPA; encoded by the coding sequence ATGAGTAAAGTGCTGACTATCACCGATGCCGAGTTCACTAACGAGGTACTCAGCGCTAACCCACCCGTTTTGGTTTATTTTTGGGCTTCTTGGTGTGGTCCTTGCCGCCTGATGGCTCCTTCTGTAGATTGGGCGGCGGCAGAATATGGCGATCGCCTCAAGATTGTTAAAATGGAAATTGATCCTAACCCTGAAACCGTCGCCAAATATCAAGTAGAAGGCGTTCCTGCTCTTCGCCTGATTAAAGCTGGAGAACTCCTCGCAGCTTCAGAAGGAGCCTTGAATAAGGACAAACTTGGCAGCTTTTTGACAACTCATTTACCTGCTTAA
- a CDS encoding DUF58 domain-containing protein — MIPSSRVYQGLLVSTVGGLTIALLSNNSMPSLALTLTWDLILLGLTILDSQRVQRIKVSRQSLSRLSIGRDNPVHLTVESGKTTAILQIRDYSPQAFTTTPEVLKVTLPPQTQELLTYKVFPAQRGEYNWGAIQIRQLGAWGLGWRNWKVPQNETVAVYPDLIGLRSLSIRLSLQTTGNLKQAKRLGTGTEFAELREYSTGDDPRLIDWKATARRSRLLLRVLEPEQEQTLIILLDRGRLMTAQVKGLARFDWGLNAALSLALAGLSRGDRVGMGVFDRQMHAWIPPERGQAHLPKLIERLTPIQPVLMEPDYIGAVTTVNQQQTRRALVVLLTDIIDQTASADLLLAMTRLTPRYLPFCVTLRDPQVDVQANAIAPDIDTLYTRAVALDLLAQRQIALATLEQKGVLILDAPAHQITDRLVDRYLQVKARGQL; from the coding sequence ATGATTCCTTCGAGTCGGGTTTATCAAGGATTACTAGTGAGTACAGTTGGCGGGTTAACGATAGCGCTGTTAAGCAATAATTCTATGCCCAGTTTGGCGCTGACTTTGACCTGGGATCTAATCCTCTTGGGCTTGACAATTCTAGATAGCCAGCGGGTGCAGCGTATTAAGGTATCCCGTCAGTCCTTATCCCGTCTTTCCATTGGTCGAGATAATCCGGTGCATCTCACCGTAGAATCGGGTAAGACTACCGCGATCTTACAAATCCGCGATTACTCGCCCCAAGCATTCACCACGACTCCCGAAGTTCTAAAAGTCACCCTGCCGCCTCAGACGCAAGAACTCCTGACTTACAAAGTTTTTCCAGCCCAGCGAGGCGAATACAACTGGGGGGCTATCCAAATACGACAGCTAGGAGCCTGGGGCTTGGGATGGCGCAACTGGAAAGTGCCCCAAAATGAGACTGTAGCGGTTTATCCCGATTTGATTGGGCTACGATCGCTCTCTATCCGTCTTTCTCTCCAAACGACAGGCAACCTCAAACAGGCAAAACGGCTCGGCACAGGCACAGAATTTGCTGAACTGCGCGAATACAGCACAGGCGATGATCCTCGGCTAATTGACTGGAAAGCTACGGCTCGGCGAAGTCGGCTTTTGCTGCGGGTGTTAGAACCCGAGCAAGAGCAAACCCTGATTATTTTGCTCGATCGCGGACGGCTAATGACCGCTCAAGTCAAGGGGCTAGCCCGGTTTGATTGGGGGCTAAATGCGGCATTATCACTAGCTCTAGCTGGATTGAGTCGGGGCGATCGCGTCGGCATGGGCGTGTTCGATCGGCAAATGCACGCCTGGATTCCGCCCGAACGCGGACAAGCCCATCTACCCAAACTGATCGAACGCCTGACCCCCATCCAGCCCGTTTTAATGGAGCCTGACTACATTGGTGCAGTCACGACCGTCAACCAACAGCAAACCCGACGCGCCCTCGTTGTCCTGCTCACCGACATCATCGACCAAACTGCCTCTGCCGATCTACTCCTGGCAATGACACGGCTGACACCCCGCTACCTGCCCTTTTGCGTCACTTTGCGCGACCCCCAAGTAGATGTTCAGGCAAATGCGATCGCCCCAGACATAGACACCCTCTACACCCGTGCCGTCGCCCTAGATTTACTGGCTCAGCGGCAAATTGCATTAGCAACGCTGGAGCAAAAAGGCGTGTTGATTTTAGATGCGCCCGCTCACCAAATTACTGATCGATTGGTCGATCGCTATTTGCAGGTAAAAGCGCGGGGACAGCTTTAG
- the polA gene encoding DNA polymerase I produces MPLDSSAPKLILIDGHSLAFRSYYAHAKGRDGGLRTSTGIPTSVSYGFLKSLLDTLDQEKPEYVAIAFDLSDPTFRHEADETYKAGRAETPEDFIPDILNLQEILTALNLPVLKLSGYEADDIIGTLATQAKAIGMRVQILSGDRDLFQLVDPEGLVTVLYLSTSYGKGTPPPKEFGTEEVTLKMSVSPSQIVDYKALCGDASDNIPGVRGIGDKTAVQLLKTYGSLEKIYESLDKIKGAVKTKLEDGKDMARHSQYMAQIHLDVPIAANIEDFRLKGFDADAVVPLLEKLEFKLFLSKINQLQHQFGGEVAPELLTPAPQPDRQKVVPIFEGGDTWFFSAEETKTSQRMTEAAIVPQIIDTPTKLAELVERLKTHRDAVSPVAWDTETTALEPRNAALVGIGCCWGAGLSDMAYIPTGHQVGKNLELAIVLEALRPILESTDYPKSLQNAKFDRRVLHFQGIELQGVVFDTMLASYVLNPEAKHGLSELGLRYLEFSSQSYVDLVPKGKNIADIAISAVAHYCGMDVHFTYQLVGKMLAELEEAPELYALLLEVELALEPVLAAMENRGIRIDQAYLKEFSKRLEIDLQAIEKRAYGAAGKEFNLSSPKQLSELLFDTLKLDLGKSRKTKTGYSTDAAVLEKLQGDHPVIDEILEHRTLTKLKSTYVDALPQLVRSDTVRVHTDFNQAVTSTGRLSSSDPNLQNIPIRTAFSRQIRAAFIPESGWLMVAADYSQIELRILAHLSQEPVLLEAYRNHDDVHAITAKLIFEKDEITAEERRFGKVINFGVIYGMGAQRFAREVGVGKNEAKIFIDRFNERYSGIFHYLQRMQQEAIALGYVTTIKGRRRYFNFNSESLRQLKGSDPNSINLERLKLRDQYDAQMLRQAANAPIQGSSADIIKIAMVRLHEILKPYQAKLLLQVHDELVFEVPSDEWEILQPQIKTTMEAAAELSVPLLVEIGAGENWMVAK; encoded by the coding sequence ATGCCCCTCGACTCTTCTGCCCCCAAGCTCATTCTGATTGATGGGCATTCTCTTGCTTTTCGCTCGTATTATGCCCATGCCAAAGGGCGAGACGGTGGGCTGAGAACTTCGACGGGTATTCCTACGAGCGTTTCCTACGGTTTTCTCAAATCTTTGCTCGATACGTTGGATCAAGAAAAGCCGGAATATGTGGCGATCGCTTTCGACCTGAGCGACCCAACATTTCGTCACGAAGCCGACGAAACCTACAAGGCAGGCAGGGCAGAAACGCCAGAGGATTTTATTCCCGATATTCTGAACCTTCAGGAAATTTTGACGGCGCTCAATTTGCCTGTGTTGAAGCTGTCGGGCTATGAGGCAGACGATATTATTGGCACGTTGGCAACCCAGGCTAAAGCGATCGGGATGCGGGTGCAGATTTTATCGGGCGATCGGGATTTGTTTCAACTGGTCGATCCTGAAGGACTGGTGACGGTGCTTTATCTCAGCACTAGCTATGGCAAAGGCACACCCCCACCCAAGGAATTTGGGACTGAGGAAGTGACCCTGAAGATGAGCGTTTCGCCGTCTCAAATTGTGGATTACAAAGCATTATGTGGCGATGCATCGGATAATATTCCGGGCGTGCGCGGCATTGGTGACAAAACAGCGGTGCAGTTGTTGAAGACCTACGGCTCGTTGGAGAAAATTTATGAGTCGTTGGATAAAATCAAGGGCGCTGTTAAAACCAAGCTGGAAGACGGCAAGGACATGGCGCGGCATTCACAATACATGGCGCAAATTCATTTAGATGTGCCGATCGCTGCCAACATAGAAGACTTTCGACTCAAGGGTTTTGATGCCGATGCCGTAGTGCCGCTGTTGGAGAAACTAGAGTTCAAGCTTTTCCTCAGCAAAATTAATCAGTTGCAGCATCAATTTGGGGGCGAAGTTGCCCCAGAGCTTCTGACTCCTGCTCCTCAGCCCGATCGCCAGAAAGTTGTGCCGATTTTTGAAGGGGGCGACACCTGGTTTTTTAGTGCAGAAGAGACTAAAACCAGCCAGCGGATGACTGAAGCGGCGATCGTGCCTCAAATTATTGATACGCCTACCAAGCTGGCTGAACTGGTAGAACGCCTGAAAACTCATCGAGATGCAGTTTCGCCTGTGGCGTGGGACACGGAGACAACTGCTCTAGAGCCGCGAAATGCTGCTTTGGTGGGCATTGGTTGCTGCTGGGGAGCAGGCTTAAGCGATATGGCGTATATTCCTACGGGGCATCAGGTTGGAAAAAATCTAGAACTGGCGATCGTGCTGGAAGCGCTGCGCCCCATTTTAGAAAGTACGGACTATCCCAAATCACTGCAAAATGCCAAGTTCGATCGCCGAGTCTTGCATTTTCAAGGCATTGAGCTTCAGGGCGTGGTGTTCGACACGATGCTGGCTAGCTATGTGCTGAATCCTGAGGCAAAGCATGGCTTGAGCGAACTAGGATTGCGCTATTTAGAGTTTTCGTCCCAAAGCTATGTAGACTTAGTGCCCAAGGGTAAAAACATTGCAGATATTGCTATCTCGGCTGTGGCACATTACTGCGGCATGGATGTGCATTTTACTTACCAACTGGTCGGCAAAATGCTGGCAGAGCTAGAAGAGGCACCAGAACTCTATGCCTTGCTGTTAGAGGTAGAGCTTGCTTTGGAGCCCGTTTTGGCGGCAATGGAAAATCGGGGCATTCGGATAGATCAGGCATATTTAAAGGAATTTTCTAAGCGGTTAGAGATTGATTTGCAGGCGATCGAGAAACGGGCATATGGGGCGGCAGGGAAAGAATTTAACCTTAGCTCACCCAAGCAACTGAGCGAACTATTATTCGACACGCTGAAACTTGATCTGGGAAAATCTCGCAAAACTAAAACGGGCTATTCCACCGATGCGGCTGTCTTAGAAAAACTACAGGGCGATCATCCCGTCATTGATGAAATTTTAGAGCACCGCACGCTGACTAAACTGAAATCTACCTACGTCGATGCCTTGCCCCAGTTAGTGCGTTCAGACACAGTACGGGTTCATACTGACTTCAACCAGGCGGTTACCTCAACAGGGCGGCTGTCATCCTCTGACCCTAACTTACAAAATATTCCGATTCGCACAGCATTTAGCCGCCAAATTCGGGCTGCCTTTATTCCAGAATCAGGTTGGCTGATGGTGGCTGCCGATTATTCCCAAATTGAACTGCGCATCTTAGCGCATCTGAGCCAAGAGCCTGTGTTGTTGGAGGCATATCGCAACCATGATGATGTCCATGCCATTACCGCCAAGCTGATCTTCGAGAAGGACGAGATTACTGCCGAGGAGCGACGGTTTGGTAAGGTCATCAACTTTGGCGTGATTTATGGCATGGGGGCACAGCGGTTTGCGCGGGAAGTAGGAGTTGGGAAAAACGAGGCAAAGATCTTTATCGATCGCTTCAACGAGCGTTACTCTGGTATTTTTCACTATCTCCAGCGAATGCAGCAAGAGGCGATCGCGTTGGGCTACGTCACCACGATCAAAGGACGGCGGCGGTATTTCAACTTCAACAGCGAAAGCCTCAGACAACTTAAAGGCTCTGACCCTAATAGCATTAATCTCGAGCGCTTAAAACTGCGCGACCAGTACGATGCCCAAATGCTGCGCCAAGCCGCCAACGCTCCTATTCAAGGCTCCAGCGCCGACATTATTAAGATCGCCATGGTGCGGCTGCACGAAATCCTCAAGCCGTACCAGGCAAAGCTCTTGCTGCAAGTGCATGATGAACTGGTGTTTGAAGTGCCGTCCGATGAATGGGAAATCTTACAACCTCAAATTAAAACCACCATGGAAGCGGCGGCAGAATTGAGTGTACCGCTGTTAGTCGAGATAGGTGCTGGAGAGAATTGGATGGTAGCAAAGTAG
- a CDS encoding WecB/TagA/CpsF family glycosyltransferase: MPRSLPSLPPQASVMGLPVHLQSNYVDWLLSQLQQKKGVHIVTLNAEMAMQAEQDEALATVIRQAELVIPDGAGVVFYLRLRGKLVNRCPGIELAEMLLTRAASQIPQGSPELAPCPIFFYGGAPGVSEAAAVEWQRRAPGVAIVGTQNGYITPAEQPQLLQTLAELQPRIILVGLGVPRQEFWIAEHRHICPNAIWIGVGGSFDIWAGSKDRAPGWLRNNNLEWTYRLYQEPWRWRRMMALPQFALKSLTYW, from the coding sequence ATGCCCCGATCGCTCCCTTCACTACCACCCCAAGCCTCTGTCATGGGGCTGCCTGTGCATCTACAATCCAACTATGTAGACTGGCTCCTATCCCAATTGCAGCAAAAAAAGGGTGTGCATATTGTCACGCTCAATGCTGAAATGGCGATGCAAGCAGAACAAGACGAAGCCCTGGCAACTGTGATTCGTCAAGCCGAGTTGGTCATTCCTGATGGGGCAGGCGTAGTGTTTTACCTGAGGTTGCGCGGCAAATTGGTAAACCGATGTCCTGGAATTGAGTTAGCCGAAATGCTGTTAACGCGCGCTGCTTCGCAGATACCGCAAGGGTCGCCCGAACTTGCGCCTTGTCCTATTTTCTTCTACGGTGGTGCGCCCGGAGTCAGCGAGGCAGCAGCAGTAGAATGGCAAAGACGAGCGCCGGGAGTAGCGATCGTAGGTACCCAAAACGGCTATATCACCCCCGCCGAACAACCCCAGCTTCTACAAACCCTAGCCGAGCTTCAGCCCCGCATTATCCTCGTAGGGCTAGGCGTACCTCGGCAAGAATTTTGGATTGCTGAACACCGCCACATTTGCCCCAATGCCATTTGGATTGGCGTAGGCGGCAGTTTTGATATTTGGGCAGGCAGCAAAGATCGCGCCCCCGGCTGGCTCCGTAACAATAACCTAGAGTGGACTTACCGACTTTATCAAGAGCCTTGGCGCTGGCGGCGAATGATGGCGCTGCCCCAGTTTGCCCTGAAATCATTGACTTATTGGTAG
- a CDS encoding PspA/IM30 family protein: MGLFDRVSRVVRSNLNAAVSAAEDPAKILDQAIIDMQEDLVQLRMAVASAIASQKRMQQQSNQAQTEANNWQQRAQLALQKGDENLAREALSRKKVQSETAAAIKAQLDQQSGTVDTLKRNLIGLESKISEAKTKKDMLKARAQAAKANEQLQSAVGALGTSTAMGAFERMEEKVLQMEARGQAAAEIAGADLESQFAALESGGDVDDELEAMKAQLLTGSSSSNQALPAGATAGASGASTTSTPAAPKDAVVDAELEDLKRQLDQL; encoded by the coding sequence ATGGGATTATTTGACCGTGTTAGCCGCGTCGTCCGATCGAATCTTAACGCTGCCGTCAGTGCTGCTGAAGATCCAGCCAAAATTCTCGATCAAGCCATTATTGATATGCAGGAAGACTTGGTGCAATTGCGGATGGCAGTTGCCAGCGCGATCGCCAGTCAAAAGCGAATGCAGCAGCAGTCAAACCAAGCGCAAACCGAAGCAAACAACTGGCAACAACGGGCGCAGTTAGCCCTCCAAAAAGGCGACGAGAACCTGGCACGAGAAGCCCTTAGCCGCAAAAAAGTTCAGTCGGAAACCGCTGCTGCCATCAAAGCCCAGCTTGACCAACAATCTGGCACAGTCGATACCCTCAAGCGCAACTTAATAGGTTTAGAAAGCAAGATTTCTGAGGCAAAGACCAAGAAAGATATGCTCAAAGCCAGAGCGCAAGCCGCTAAAGCTAATGAACAGCTTCAGTCGGCTGTTGGCGCATTGGGCACTAGTACGGCAATGGGTGCGTTCGAGCGCATGGAAGAAAAAGTCTTGCAAATGGAAGCCCGTGGACAAGCAGCGGCTGAAATTGCAGGAGCTGATTTGGAAAGCCAGTTTGCAGCATTAGAGTCGGGTGGGGATGTGGATGACGAGCTAGAAGCTATGAAAGCACAGCTTTTGACGGGTTCATCTTCCTCTAACCAAGCGCTGCCTGCGGGTGCGACTGCGGGTGCATCTGGTGCATCGACAACTAGTACACCTGCTGCGCCCAAAGATGCGGTTGTGGATGCCGAATTAGAAGATTTGAAGCGGCAGCTTGACCAACTCTAG